From a single Lolium rigidum isolate FL_2022 chromosome 7, APGP_CSIRO_Lrig_0.1, whole genome shotgun sequence genomic region:
- the LOC124677540 gene encoding uncharacterized protein LOC124677540 yields MKIMHNFQVQSMLEDEMKGETGRRRRRGGEHHKRHLEAQREGAQDNEEDEPMAVVTLVFDSMCLVCWFVQVQADAASSDMVKLRQRRGYCVGREPVGFLLLSYSSSSSSSSRICGCNIIHHQRRVCCSTNSNCVFRLVGVASWR; encoded by the exons ATGAAAATCATGCATAATTTTCAGGTTCAAAGCATGTTGGAGGATGAGATGAAGGGCGAaaccgggaggaggaggcggcgcggtggTGAACATCATAAGCGACATCTAGAAGCGCAGCGTGAAGGCGCTCAG GATAACGAGGAGGATGAACCAATGGCAGTGGTGACCTTGGTCTTTGACTCCATGTGTTTAG TTTGTTGGTTTGTGCAGGTGCAGGCAGATGCAGCAAGCAGTGACATGGTAAAGCTCCGTCAGCGGCGCGGCTACTGTGTTGGCCGAGAACCAGTTGGGTTCCTTTTGCTGTCATATTCATCATCCAGTAGTAGTAGCTCGAGGATTTGTGGCTGTAATATTATTCATCATCAGAGGAGAGTTTGCTGTAGTACTAATAGCAACTGTGTGTTCCGTCTGGTGGGAG